Proteins found in one Bacillota bacterium genomic segment:
- a CDS encoding adenylate/guanylate cyclase domain-containing protein, which yields DELLKAPAVPHPGGQRRDVTVLMADLCAFTALAEQQPPEAVLETLNAYLEALAGPVLEAGGTLDKYLGDGVMAIFGAPLGDPNHARKALVCAREMWRRVEALNRARRARGLPVLDVRAGVHSGEAVLGNIGTPQRMDYTAIGDAVNVCSRLQTEAAPGEILVTRQALQAAGGLFPGPAEVVGPEPVAIRGRRDRVEAFRVRPSALSDRDLRVV from the coding sequence CGACGAACTTCTGAAGGCCCCGGCGGTGCCTCATCCCGGAGGCCAGCGGCGGGATGTCACCGTCCTCATGGCCGACCTGTGCGCATTCACGGCGCTGGCAGAGCAGCAGCCTCCGGAGGCTGTGCTGGAGACACTCAACGCCTACCTCGAAGCCCTGGCCGGCCCCGTGCTGGAGGCGGGGGGGACGCTGGACAAGTACCTGGGCGACGGTGTGATGGCCATCTTCGGCGCCCCGCTGGGCGACCCCAACCACGCCCGTAAGGCCCTTGTGTGCGCGCGGGAGATGTGGCGCCGGGTGGAGGCGCTCAACCGCGCCCGCCGTGCCCGGGGCCTGCCGGTGCTCGATGTGCGGGCGGGTGTGCACTCGGGAGAGGCGGTCCTGGGCAACATCGGCACCCCGCAGCGGATGGACTACACCGCAATCGGCGACGCGGTCAACGTTTGCAGCCGGCTCCAGACCGAAGCGGCGCCCGGCGAGATTCTCGTGACACGGCAGGCACTGCAGGCGGCCGGCGGGCTCTTTCCCGGGCCGGCCGAGGTGGTGGGGCCCGAACCGGTTGCCATCCGCGGCCGGCGCGACCGTGTCGAAGCCTTTCGTGTGCGGCCCTCGGCCCTTTCCGATCGGGATTTGCGCGTTGTGTGA